The following proteins are encoded in a genomic region of Acidobacteriota bacterium:
- a CDS encoding preprotein translocase subunit SecA — MSSLVLRGRIPAGFYPERRTAEEGPVDRWADDVLARLWRFRRPRLRRFRAIVLEVNRHAASVAALGDQEVQWRIRDLRSELRADGFTRDSVARVFALVREVATRRLEMRHFDVQILGGYVLLQGMVAEMNAGEGKTLTATLPACAMGLAGVPVHIITVNDYLAKRDSEWMKPVYAAFGLSVGCVVQGAGIEDRRQAYRSDITYCTNKEIVFDYLRDRLEIGRKPGEIQARLDRLSGGRGKLRSVRLRGLCFGIVDEADSVLIDEARTPLIIAGQGENAYESTVYRQALEVSERLEEGDDYTVDFPHRTIDLTEAGKAHLGEIGAALGGFWASRLRREEIVKKALTARLLFHKDRHYVVKRGKVEIVDEYTGRIMHSRSWEGGLHQLIEAKEDCPLTMQNETLGRISYQRFFRRYLALAGMTGTAREARRELATVYHLHVVTIPTNKPSRREGLPMRIFVTAEQKWRAVVARIAELHAIGRPVLVGTRTVADSERLAVLLAEAGMECLVLNALQDEREAQIVSRAGRLGQITVATNMAGRGTDIKLTADVEALGGLHVLATELHDAGRIDRQLFGRCGRQADAGTHEAFVSFEDEMLRIRALRAFRVIPASWIDPSAAPGSWLARALFRGAQAAAERNHYLIRRDLLRIDEHVDTALAFSGRGE, encoded by the coding sequence ATGTCTAGCCTCGTGCTCCGCGGCCGGATCCCGGCGGGGTTTTACCCGGAGCGCCGGACCGCCGAGGAGGGGCCGGTCGACCGGTGGGCCGACGACGTCCTCGCGCGGCTCTGGCGATTCCGCAGGCCACGGCTCCGCCGCTTCCGGGCGATCGTCCTGGAGGTGAACCGCCACGCCGCGTCCGTGGCCGCGCTCGGCGACCAGGAGGTGCAGTGGCGGATCCGCGATCTGCGCTCCGAGCTCCGCGCGGACGGATTCACGCGCGACAGCGTCGCCCGCGTTTTCGCGCTCGTCCGCGAGGTCGCCACGCGCCGCCTCGAGATGCGCCACTTCGACGTCCAGATCCTCGGGGGGTACGTTCTCCTGCAGGGGATGGTCGCCGAGATGAACGCCGGCGAGGGGAAGACTCTCACCGCCACCCTCCCCGCCTGCGCCATGGGGCTCGCGGGGGTGCCGGTCCACATCATCACGGTCAACGACTACCTGGCGAAGCGGGACTCCGAGTGGATGAAGCCCGTCTACGCCGCCTTCGGGCTGAGCGTGGGGTGCGTCGTGCAGGGGGCCGGGATCGAGGACCGGCGCCAGGCCTATCGCAGCGACATCACCTATTGCACCAACAAGGAGATCGTCTTCGACTACCTGAGGGACCGCCTCGAGATCGGCCGCAAGCCCGGCGAGATCCAGGCGCGGCTCGACCGGCTCTCGGGGGGGCGCGGGAAGCTCCGGAGCGTGAGGCTCCGCGGCCTCTGCTTCGGGATCGTCGACGAGGCGGACAGCGTCCTCATCGACGAGGCGCGGACGCCGCTCATCATCGCGGGCCAGGGGGAGAACGCGTACGAGTCGACGGTCTACCGCCAGGCGCTCGAGGTGAGCGAGCGCCTCGAAGAGGGGGACGACTACACCGTCGACTTCCCGCACCGGACGATCGATCTCACGGAGGCGGGGAAGGCGCACCTCGGCGAGATCGGGGCCGCGCTCGGCGGCTTCTGGGCGTCGCGGCTGAGGCGCGAGGAGATCGTGAAGAAGGCGCTGACCGCCCGCCTCCTCTTCCACAAGGACCGGCACTACGTCGTGAAGCGAGGGAAGGTCGAGATCGTCGACGAGTACACGGGGCGCATCATGCACAGCCGATCGTGGGAGGGTGGGCTCCACCAGCTCATCGAGGCGAAGGAGGACTGCCCTCTCACGATGCAGAACGAGACGCTCGGCCGGATCAGCTACCAGCGATTCTTCCGCCGCTACCTCGCCCTCGCGGGCATGACCGGCACCGCCCGCGAGGCGCGGCGCGAGCTCGCCACCGTGTACCATCTGCACGTCGTGACGATCCCGACCAACAAGCCGTCCCGCCGCGAAGGGCTGCCGATGAGAATCTTCGTGACCGCCGAACAGAAATGGCGCGCCGTCGTCGCCCGGATCGCCGAGCTGCACGCGATCGGGCGCCCGGTCCTCGTCGGGACGCGGACCGTGGCCGATTCCGAGCGCCTCGCCGTGCTCCTCGCGGAGGCGGGGATGGAATGCCTCGTCCTCAACGCCCTCCAGGACGAGCGGGAGGCCCAGATCGTCTCGCGCGCCGGCCGCCTCGGCCAGATCACCGTCGCGACGAACATGGCGGGGCGCGGCACCGACATCAAGCTCACGGCGGACGTCGAGGCGCTCGGCGGGCTGCACGTCCTCGCGACGGAGCTGCACGACGCCGGGCGCATCGACCGGCAGCTCTTCGGCCGCTGCGGGAGGCAGGCGGACGCCGGGACTCACGAGGCCTTCGTCTCGTTCGAGGACGAGATGCTCCGGATCCGTGCGCTGCGCGCCTTCCGCGTCATCCCCGCGTCGTGGATCGATCCCTCGGCCGCGCCGGGGAGCTGGCTGGCGCGCGCTCTCTTCCGCGGGGCCCAGGCCGCCGCCGAGAGGAACCACTACCTGATCCGACGCGATCTCCTCCGCATCGACGAACACGTGGACACCGCGCTGGCCTTCTCGGGCCGGGGCGAATAG
- a CDS encoding TolC family outer membrane protein, with translation MKSLALLLLASAAAVAESRADDLMQLYIKAIEFDPEFQRARIERQASFAAVDESKAALGPAVSASAEGSKNFQDTTRSTSPLFPLGARQFYDSSYSLSLSQPIYRRDLIARMPQARADLRKSEALFTAAEQDLLFRVSQTHFQFLAARESLDFSRAEGQAIAGQLLEARERLSSGLGTVADLHDLEGRAALAEAAEIDAQDAVEEARQAIAEITGEAPAELKRLSDAFPLVPPADADVATWVSTAMFSSPRVQAVQADIDSAEQEIRRQRGLYLPGFDLFASYSLSDAGGSVYGAGNRIASTQAGLRLSIPLYDGGRAVSRVEQAELRKSAAYQELEKERRRAEREARAAFQGVASGLTRIQALTKSVFAHEAAVAVKEQGWRSGINTGLIVLDARKELYQAKRDLAQARYLYLLQGLKLKQAAGTLAVDDLRRINAYLQ, from the coding sequence ATGAAATCGCTGGCCCTCCTGCTCCTCGCCTCGGCCGCCGCCGTCGCCGAGAGCCGCGCCGACGACCTGATGCAGCTCTACATCAAGGCGATCGAGTTCGACCCCGAGTTCCAGAGGGCCCGCATCGAGCGGCAGGCCTCGTTCGCGGCGGTCGACGAATCGAAGGCGGCGCTCGGCCCGGCCGTCAGCGCGAGCGCGGAGGGGTCGAAGAACTTCCAGGACACGACGCGGAGCACGAGCCCTCTCTTCCCCCTCGGCGCGCGCCAGTTCTACGATTCGTCGTACTCCCTCTCGCTGAGCCAGCCCATCTACCGCCGCGATCTCATCGCGCGGATGCCCCAGGCGCGGGCCGATCTCCGGAAATCCGAGGCGCTCTTCACGGCCGCCGAGCAGGATCTCCTCTTCCGCGTCTCGCAGACGCACTTCCAGTTCCTGGCGGCGCGCGAGAGCCTGGACTTCTCCCGCGCGGAGGGGCAGGCCATCGCCGGCCAGCTCCTCGAAGCCCGGGAGCGCCTGTCCTCGGGGCTCGGCACCGTCGCCGACCTCCACGATCTCGAGGGGCGCGCCGCGCTCGCCGAGGCCGCCGAGATCGACGCGCAGGACGCCGTCGAGGAGGCCCGGCAGGCGATCGCCGAGATCACCGGCGAGGCGCCCGCCGAGCTCAAGCGCCTGAGCGACGCCTTCCCCCTCGTGCCGCCTGCGGACGCCGACGTCGCCACGTGGGTCTCGACAGCCATGTTCAGCAGCCCCCGCGTCCAGGCGGTGCAGGCCGACATCGACTCGGCCGAGCAGGAGATCCGGCGCCAGCGCGGCCTCTACCTCCCCGGGTTCGACCTCTTCGCCTCCTACAGCCTCAGCGACGCCGGCGGATCGGTCTACGGAGCCGGCAACAGGATCGCCAGCACCCAGGCGGGGCTGAGGCTCTCGATCCCCCTCTACGACGGCGGCCGGGCCGTCTCGAGGGTCGAGCAGGCCGAGCTTCGCAAGAGCGCCGCCTACCAGGAGCTCGAGAAGGAGCGGCGGCGCGCCGAGAGGGAGGCCCGCGCCGCCTTCCAGGGGGTCGCGAGCGGCCTCACGCGCATCCAGGCGCTCACGAAGTCGGTCTTCGCTCACGAGGCCGCCGTGGCGGTGAAGGAGCAGGGGTGGCGCTCGGGGATCAACACGGGGCTCATCGTCCTCGACGCGAGGAAGGAGCTCTACCAGGCGAAGCGGGATCTGGCGCAGGCCCGGTACCTCTACCTCCTTCAGGGTCTCAAGCTGAAGCAGGCCGCGGGGACCCTGGCCGTGGACGATCTGCGCCGGATCAACGCCTACCTCCAGTGA
- a CDS encoding efflux RND transporter periplasmic adaptor subunit, whose translation MPRRVRVPSLLAAAALAAWGAPARAEEFECLVQPYADVKISSAVPGILDEVRVDRGDVVTKGQPLAYLKSDVERANIDLARAKAAFAARKVERNKTLYKKQMLSSHDKDELETELEILKLEVREAEERLKLRTIVSPIDGVVVKRHYSPGEFVEEKPILEVAQIDPLRIEVVVPFKLFGVIRVGSSAKVSWEAPILGSYAATVKVVDPVVDPASGTIGVRLELPNPRGSLPAGTKCTTRFALPGDRPSSN comes from the coding sequence ATGCCCAGAAGAGTCCGAGTCCCATCGCTTCTCGCCGCCGCCGCCCTCGCCGCCTGGGGGGCGCCCGCGCGGGCGGAGGAGTTCGAATGCCTCGTCCAGCCGTACGCCGACGTGAAGATCAGCAGCGCGGTGCCGGGGATCCTCGATGAGGTCCGCGTCGATCGCGGCGACGTCGTCACGAAGGGGCAGCCCCTCGCCTACCTCAAGTCGGACGTCGAGCGCGCGAACATCGACCTCGCCAGGGCCAAGGCCGCCTTCGCCGCGCGCAAGGTCGAGCGCAACAAGACGCTCTACAAGAAGCAGATGCTCTCGAGCCACGACAAGGACGAGCTGGAGACAGAGCTCGAGATCCTGAAGCTCGAGGTCCGCGAGGCCGAGGAGCGGCTCAAGCTCCGCACCATCGTCAGCCCGATCGACGGCGTCGTCGTGAAGCGGCACTACTCCCCCGGCGAGTTCGTGGAGGAGAAGCCCATCCTCGAGGTGGCCCAGATCGACCCCCTGAGGATCGAGGTCGTCGTCCCCTTCAAGCTCTTCGGGGTGATCCGCGTGGGGTCGTCGGCGAAGGTGTCGTGGGAGGCGCCGATTCTCGGATCCTACGCCGCGACGGTGAAGGTGGTCGATCCGGTCGTGGATCCCGCCAGCGGGACGATCGGCGTCCGCCTCGAGCTGCCGAACCCGAGGGGCTCGCTTCCCGCGGGGACGAAGTGCACCACGCGATTCGCCCTTCCCGGGGATCGCCCCTCCTCGAACTAG
- a CDS encoding PqqD family peptide modification chaperone, protein MTETLFSPSWYRVATLKPRLRAHARIDRHEYRGEVWFVLLDAAKGAHYRFTPQAHHVIAMMDGERTIQRIWENAVERFGDDAPTQSEIIQLLSQLHSADLLISEVAPDTEELLRRARKIRRDRWWMNLRTPLAIRIPLVDPERFLKATLPLARPALSALGGLVWLAVVASAVAVAATHWPELTRNVIDRVLSIDNLLILWVAYPLVKILHELGHGYTVKHWGGECHEMGILLLVLVPVPYVDASASSQFRERHRRALVAASGIFVEVFLAAIGLLAWATIEPGILRSVAYNVALIGSVSTILFNANPLLRYDGYYVLSDLVDVPNLAQRGRNYVIYLVQKHGLRIKDVPLPYAAPGERFWFVFYTVASFLYRAVIYSAIIFVIATKFFTIGLVLAAWALAGMILLPIWKGAKFLLTDPALREGRGRAVALTCVLLALVALAFFVMPFPCWTRAEGVVSVPDEALLRARTSGFVTRVAGRPGDRVARGDLLVETSDPFLVANARVLRAQLEEMQSRYDAARTQDNVDAKVLAEELRDTAANLARAEERADELKLLAPTSGSLILPDAEDLPDLYLKQGDLVGYVLDVERPTIRVVVPQSQVDLVRNRTIAVQVRLAQRVDRTLAATVRREIPGAIERLPSTVLGRAGGGEIAIDPSDEGGRKTFEKTFQFELQLTDAPEAIFVGGRAYVRFDHGYVPAAFQIWRMVRQLVLRRLNV, encoded by the coding sequence GTGACCGAGACCCTCTTCAGCCCCTCCTGGTACCGGGTGGCGACGCTCAAGCCGCGCCTCCGGGCCCACGCCCGCATCGACCGGCACGAGTACCGCGGCGAGGTCTGGTTCGTCCTGCTCGACGCCGCGAAGGGAGCCCACTACCGGTTCACGCCGCAGGCCCACCACGTCATCGCGATGATGGACGGGGAGCGGACGATCCAGCGGATCTGGGAGAACGCGGTCGAGCGCTTCGGCGACGACGCGCCGACCCAGTCCGAGATCATCCAGCTCCTGAGCCAGCTCCACTCGGCCGATCTCCTCATCTCGGAAGTGGCCCCCGACACCGAGGAGCTGCTCCGCCGCGCGCGCAAGATCCGGCGCGACCGCTGGTGGATGAACCTGCGCACGCCGCTGGCCATCCGGATCCCGCTGGTCGATCCCGAGAGATTCCTGAAGGCGACGCTCCCCCTCGCGCGCCCCGCCCTCTCGGCCCTCGGCGGGCTCGTCTGGCTCGCGGTGGTCGCGTCCGCCGTGGCGGTCGCGGCGACGCACTGGCCGGAGCTGACGCGCAACGTCATCGATCGGGTCCTCTCGATCGACAACCTCCTGATCCTGTGGGTCGCGTACCCGCTGGTGAAGATCCTCCACGAGCTGGGCCACGGCTACACCGTCAAGCACTGGGGGGGCGAGTGCCACGAGATGGGGATCCTCCTGCTCGTGCTGGTCCCGGTGCCGTACGTCGACGCCTCCGCGTCGTCGCAGTTCCGCGAGCGGCATCGGCGCGCGCTGGTCGCCGCCTCGGGGATCTTCGTCGAGGTCTTCCTCGCGGCGATCGGCCTCCTCGCCTGGGCGACTATCGAGCCGGGGATCCTGAGGTCGGTCGCCTACAACGTGGCGCTGATCGGAAGCGTCTCGACGATCCTCTTCAACGCGAACCCTCTTCTGCGCTACGACGGCTACTACGTCCTGTCGGATCTCGTCGACGTCCCGAACCTCGCCCAGCGCGGCCGGAACTACGTCATCTACCTCGTGCAGAAGCACGGGCTCCGGATCAAGGACGTCCCGCTCCCCTACGCGGCCCCGGGAGAGCGCTTCTGGTTCGTCTTCTACACGGTGGCGTCGTTCCTGTACCGCGCGGTCATCTACTCGGCGATCATCTTCGTCATCGCGACGAAGTTCTTCACGATCGGCCTCGTCCTCGCCGCGTGGGCGCTCGCGGGGATGATCCTCCTGCCAATCTGGAAGGGGGCGAAGTTCCTCCTCACCGACCCCGCCCTGAGGGAGGGGCGCGGGAGGGCCGTGGCGCTCACATGCGTTCTCCTCGCCCTCGTCGCGCTCGCCTTCTTCGTGATGCCCTTCCCCTGCTGGACGCGGGCCGAGGGGGTCGTCTCGGTTCCCGACGAAGCGCTCCTGCGGGCCCGCACCAGCGGCTTCGTGACCCGCGTCGCGGGCCGGCCCGGCGACCGCGTCGCGCGCGGCGATCTCCTCGTCGAGACGAGCGATCCGTTCCTCGTCGCCAACGCCAGGGTCCTCAGGGCGCAGCTCGAGGAGATGCAGAGCCGCTACGACGCCGCGCGGACCCAGGACAACGTCGACGCGAAGGTCCTCGCCGAGGAGCTGCGCGACACGGCCGCCAACCTCGCGCGGGCCGAGGAGAGGGCGGACGAGCTGAAGCTCCTGGCGCCGACGTCGGGGAGCCTCATCCTCCCCGACGCCGAGGACCTCCCCGACCTCTACCTGAAGCAGGGGGACCTGGTCGGCTACGTCCTGGACGTCGAGAGGCCGACGATCCGCGTCGTCGTCCCGCAGAGCCAGGTCGATCTCGTGCGGAACCGGACGATCGCGGTCCAGGTGCGGCTCGCGCAGCGGGTCGATCGGACGCTCGCGGCCACCGTCCGCCGCGAGATCCCCGGCGCGATCGAGCGCCTGCCGAGCACGGTCCTCGGGCGCGCGGGAGGCGGCGAGATCGCGATCGATCCTTCCGACGAAGGGGGGCGCAAGACCTTCGAGAAGACCTTCCAGTTCGAGCTGCAGCTCACCGACGCCCCCGAGGCCATCTTCGTCGGGGGGCGCGCCTACGTCCGCTTCGATCACGGCTACGTCCCCGCGGCGTTCCAGATCTGGCGGATGGTCCGGCAGCTCGTCCTGAGGCGGCTGAATGTCTAG
- a CDS encoding HlyD family efflux transporter periplasmic adaptor subunit, with amino-acid sequence MTDSSTTHNVSDLDQAAIRRMAEAVTADEFCSHWLDLQARMIEGVTGGLVVLEGREAGGFAPVASWPKDLRDRRGLQGVIERTLRERKGVVMRNDSLGPVDSPDAIRQLLALPLLIGQRLHGVAALEMAPRAQGPLLAAMKQLQWGIAWLQNWILRQTAWPEAHLKHRLTTSLEMAAVILEERDYKSAATAFLTELATRLDCDRASLGILKGKRVRIQALSHSSDFRKQMNLIRGIEAAMAESLDQQAPLVYPEPADGGGRILREHEALARGHGSEAICTIPYVDSEGAFFGALLLERSQARPFDRSTMDVCDGVAAIAGPILEEKRRGGRALPVAAWESLRSHVRDLLGPRHFALKLSAAGLALLVVFFTFAKGPFRVTAKTTLQGQIRRVASSPFKGYIQEAAARAGDIVEAGALLCRLDDRDLLLERTKWSTEREQYVLEHRRSLAQGDLAAMKVLGKKVNQAEAQMALLDEQLARTRVVAPFRGLVVSGDLSQSLGAPVDAGQILFEIAPLDSYRLMLQVGEWDVSYVQPGQEGRLILTSLPDEKLPFKVTKITPVSLSEEGRSYFRVEAALAGASERLRPGMEGYAKVDIDRRRLIWIWTRDLIDWARLKIWSWWP; translated from the coding sequence TTGACGGACTCCTCGACGACTCACAACGTCTCGGATCTCGATCAGGCCGCCATCCGGCGCATGGCGGAGGCCGTAACCGCCGACGAGTTCTGCTCGCACTGGCTCGATCTGCAGGCCCGCATGATCGAGGGGGTCACCGGCGGGCTCGTCGTCCTCGAGGGGCGCGAGGCCGGGGGCTTCGCGCCCGTCGCCTCCTGGCCGAAGGACCTTCGCGATCGGCGCGGGCTCCAGGGGGTGATCGAGCGCACGCTGCGCGAGCGCAAGGGTGTCGTGATGCGCAACGACTCCCTGGGGCCCGTTGACTCCCCCGACGCGATCCGGCAGCTCCTCGCGCTCCCTCTCCTCATCGGCCAGAGGCTCCACGGCGTGGCCGCCCTCGAGATGGCCCCGCGCGCGCAGGGGCCGCTCCTCGCCGCCATGAAGCAGCTCCAGTGGGGGATCGCCTGGCTCCAGAACTGGATCCTGAGGCAGACGGCGTGGCCCGAGGCGCACCTCAAGCACCGGCTGACCACGTCGCTCGAGATGGCGGCGGTGATCCTCGAGGAGCGGGACTACAAGTCCGCCGCCACCGCCTTCCTCACCGAGCTGGCGACGCGGCTCGACTGCGATCGGGCGAGCCTCGGCATCCTCAAGGGGAAGCGCGTCCGGATCCAGGCCCTGTCGCACAGCTCCGATTTCCGGAAGCAGATGAACCTCATCCGGGGCATCGAGGCCGCGATGGCCGAGAGCCTCGACCAGCAGGCCCCCCTCGTGTACCCGGAGCCGGCCGACGGCGGCGGGCGCATCCTGCGCGAGCACGAGGCGCTCGCGCGGGGACACGGCTCGGAGGCGATCTGCACGATCCCCTACGTCGATTCGGAAGGGGCTTTCTTCGGCGCGCTCCTCCTCGAGCGCTCGCAGGCGAGGCCCTTCGACCGATCCACGATGGACGTCTGCGACGGCGTCGCGGCGATCGCCGGCCCCATCCTCGAGGAGAAGCGCCGCGGAGGGCGCGCGCTGCCCGTCGCGGCGTGGGAGTCGCTGAGGAGCCACGTCCGGGATCTCCTCGGGCCGCGCCACTTCGCGCTCAAGCTCTCGGCGGCGGGCCTCGCCCTCCTCGTCGTCTTCTTCACGTTCGCGAAGGGGCCGTTCCGCGTGACGGCGAAGACGACGCTCCAGGGGCAGATCCGCCGCGTCGCCTCCTCCCCCTTCAAGGGTTACATCCAGGAGGCCGCCGCCCGCGCCGGCGACATCGTCGAAGCGGGGGCGCTCCTGTGCCGCCTCGACGATCGCGACCTCCTCCTCGAGCGCACGAAGTGGTCGACCGAGCGGGAGCAGTACGTCCTCGAGCACCGGCGGTCGCTCGCGCAGGGGGACCTCGCGGCGATGAAGGTCCTGGGCAAGAAGGTCAACCAGGCCGAGGCCCAGATGGCGCTCCTCGACGAGCAGCTCGCGCGCACGAGGGTTGTCGCGCCGTTCCGGGGCCTCGTCGTGAGCGGCGACCTGAGCCAGTCGCTCGGGGCGCCGGTCGACGCCGGCCAGATCCTCTTCGAGATCGCGCCGCTCGACTCGTACCGCCTGATGCTGCAGGTCGGGGAGTGGGATGTCTCCTACGTGCAGCCGGGCCAGGAGGGGCGGCTGATCCTGACCTCGCTCCCGGACGAGAAGCTTCCGTTCAAGGTGACGAAGATCACCCCCGTCTCCCTCAGCGAGGAAGGGCGGAGCTACTTCCGGGTCGAGGCGGCGCTGGCCGGGGCCTCCGAGCGCCTTCGCCCCGGGATGGAGGGGTACGCCAAGGTCGACATCGATCGCCGCCGCCTGATCTGGATCTGGACCCGCGATCTCATCGACTGGGCCCGGCTCAAGATCTGGTCGTGGTGGCCGTAA